The Cervus elaphus chromosome 9, mCerEla1.1, whole genome shotgun sequence genomic interval TCCCTCACATGCACAGTTCATAGTAGGGTTCATGCTTCTGTGAGAATCCAATGCCATCGCTGACCTGACAGGAGGTGtaggtagctcaggtggtaatgtTGGTTatggggagtggctgtaaatacaggTGAAGCTTTGCTTGCTCACCTGCTGTTCACCTCCTGCTGAGCAGCCCAGATTTTGCAGATCCTTATCTCTGATCATTCAGGATAATATGGAGAGATAGACATTGAAGTAGATGGCCTGTTCATGAATTTAATAGAATTGGCCTGTTCATGAATTTAACAGAAATATTTTAGCTTTCTAATGTAGAATATCTTTCTGGCTGAAGTTCTAAAATACCTATTCTTGGTTGGGTTAAGAAACTGTCTTTGACATCCCCACTTAGTGAGAGGCTCTGTCCTGGCTGCTAACTACAGTAATGGCTCTTACATTTTCTCAAATGCATTTTCTCTTGTGATAATGGCTATGATTTCTCTTTATTGATGTATTTTTGTAATGAATTATGTTCAACATCATAGTATAGCTAGCTTCCCATCCCTTGAATAGTTATTATTCATGATATGTTACTATCTTAAAAGTTATATGAATGTACTTTGTTTCATTTAACTATTTTGTGTCTACATTCAGGCATATGATAAACTTGGTGGGTTCATTTTGTGTTACAGTTGATGCTTATGGTctcacttttttattatttatctatcaTTTGCATGTGTTGAAcaccttctatgtgccaggcactatgtaAGCCCCTGGAAGGACAATGATAAGCAAAAACAGTCACAATTTCTGACCCACaagtaaacataaaattaccaacATGAGATGCTTGTCAAGAATAGTACAAGATGCTGGACTTGTGGGCTTCACTCTCTGTCCTTCTGGCTTCACTCTGCTCTCCATCTCACTGACCTTTCACATCCCTTCTATTACCAAGTTCACCAGTCCCAGAGCAACCATGAAATCTGTTCTCTCAGCCCCAAATGCTTGCCCTTTCCTTATTTCCTCTGATTAACAATTCCCATCCTTCTCACAGCTCAACAGTTGTGTTTCAGAGAGAAACCTTTTCTACTTTCCTTCTCAGGGCAAATTGGTTCTCAAAAAgagaatttttgtctttttaattaacTAGCATTCTCTAGACATTAATAACACACTTTTTCTATCATAATGGATGCAAACATTTTTTCAAGCCCTAAATTTGCCTTTCAGCTTTTGTAAATTTGATTTATAGAAGCtttgaatatttaaattcaaatCTGCCAATCACACTTTTCTTGCAATTAAgtccactgattttttaaaagtttttattgtgaatttttataatattgcttctgttttctgtttttgttttttggctgcgaggcatgtagaatcttaactccccaaccagagatcaaacataTACTCCCTCTACTGAAAGGCAAAGTCTGAATCAATAGACTGCCTGGGACATCCCAAGTTCACTGATTTTTATATGTCACATTTCCAGCTGTGAGCATGAACACATACACTCGTACTCTCTCACACAGTTTGCATTTGATTTTAATGGTTTTGTGATCTTGTTTCTCTCTCTTATCTATGTAGTTCATAAGATTTTTCCCTGTCTTGCAAGAATCCACCTGGCAGCAGGTCTCTGAAAGTGGGAGCCCTGGGAATCATCATTAATTAGAAGCACTGCATGGCAGTCAAAAGAGGTAACAGACCTTTTGTGTTTATAATAATCTGGATTTTATCTTTGATGGCTGCCCTTTCTATGGGGCATAATGCTCAATGGTAGCCATGCAAGATACATGTGAAGAACAGAAGGTCACATTTACTAAATGTCCACTGCATGTCACGAGAACCACACTAGAAAAAGCACGTGCATCGTCTCATTTTATTCACTCATCAGTCTTATAATGTAGGGGATATTTACTACTCCACTGTAGAGGTATGTATGTGcagttcagagagattaagtaactttgTCAAGGTCACAAAGAAAGTAAGTTGGTGGGCCAAAATTCTATTCTGGGCAATCTGACTCAGACCCCATTTTATAAATCACAGCTCAACACTATActtaggccttccctggtggctcagatggtaagcaatcacctggcaatgcaggagacccaggtttgagccctcagtcagaaagatcccctggaggaggaaatggccacccactccagtattcttgcctggagaatcccatggacagaggagcctggtgggctgcagtccatggggttgcaaaatagtcagacacgactgagccactaacacttttcACACTGTACTTTGAGTTATGACTCATAAATAGTTGTCACAAAAAGATTAAtattgataatgataataatagctatcatttattgatATTCTGCTGTGCAAAAGTGCATTTTCAAGCATCACTGAGAAGAGAAGTAACCACATTTTTAGAAAGAGTAGAAATAAGACACATTAGAATTAACTGAGACATCAGTAGGACATATCATGGGAGAGAATTAAAATTGTTTGAACTGACAACTCATGTCTTACTGTTATAGAGCTGTGAGAATGAAGGAAATacagatattattttttaaaaagaccttaaATATCTTCAATCAATAGCCCAATTATTTCAGAAAGGTCttaccaaagaggaaatttaTTTATGTTCATAGATTCAATATGGGAATTAGAACACATGACTAggacataaaaagaaatagagatatCTGCTGAATTAAAGAAAGTCTGAATAATTACAGATCCTTAAAATAGAAATGGGCTGCCAGTCCAATGAATGAAGCACTGACATAGGAAGGACTAATAGAGGGTGAAACCTGCCCACAAAAAGGTGGAATCAGAAAGTGAAGACTTAAGAAGTCTGCACATAATAAAGtcaggagagggtgtgaagaaaagggattcctacactgttggtgggacagTAAGTTAGTGCAACCActaaacagtatggagtttccataaaaaactaaaaatagagctaccaaatgatccaacaatcccCCTTCTTGGCATATatacagaaaagatgaaaactctaattcaaaaagacacatgcacccaaatgttcatagcagctctatttacaataaccaagccttggaaacaacccaagtgcttATCAACAGACAATTGGCttaagaagatgaaaaaatgtgatacacacacacacacacacacacacaatggaatattatatggCCATAAAAGAGAGTGAAATGTTGCCAtgtgcagtaacatggatggccCTAGACATTATCAAAcaaagtgaggtaagtcagagaaagacaagtattatatgatgtcacttatgtatagaaccaaaaaaaaaataatacatatgcatCTATATACAAAtcaaaaacagattcacagacatggaaaacaaactttatGGTTACCTAAGGGGGAAGGGAGTGGCGGGAGAGTAAATtaagagtatgggattaacagatacaaactactaaacataaaataaataaataagaaggatttactgtatagcagagtgaaCTATAttataatatcttataataaatcatatcagaaaataatctgaaaaagtatatgtaactgaatcacttcagcTGTACAGATGAAACTAgcagaatattgtaaatcaaatatgctgtgctatgcttagtcattcagtcacctTCGACTCTGTTTGATCCCATCGACTgcagtctgctaggctcctctgtccatggggattgcaTTCCAGGCGAatcctttactgactgagccgccagggaagcccaagagtactggagtgtgggCTATCCCttatcaggggatcttcccgacccaggaatcaaaacggggtctcctgcattgtaggcagataccttactgtctgagctaccagggaagcccctcaaatcaaccatacttcaatctAGAAAAAAGTGATGACTAGCTGAGGTGCCAGTTGACTATTCATTGAATGTTGCTTTTGCCTCCTTCCCCAGCAGACACACCAGCTACATGGGGGCAGGAAACCAGACAGGAGTATCACAGTTCCTCCTCCTGGGCCTCTCAGATGATCCAGAACTGCAGCCCCTTCTCTTTGGAGTGTTCCTGTCCATGTTCCTGGTTGCCATGCTGGGGaacctgctcatcatcctggcCATCAGCActgactcccacctccacacccccatgtacttcttcctctcccacCTGTCCTTTGTTGACATCTGCTTTGTCTCCACCACTGTCCCGAGGATGCTAGTGAATAttcagacacagagaaaagacatCTCCTACATAGGCTGCTTCACTCAGGTGTATTTCTTTATGGTTTTTGCTGAAATGGACAATTTCCTCCTGACCGTGATTGCCTATGACCGGTTTGTGGCCATCTGCCAATCCCTGAAATACATGGTCATCATGAACCCCCACTTCTGTGGTCTCCTGGTTCTCACGTGTTGGCTTATCATTTTATTCAACTCCCTGTTTCATGTGCTACTGATGATGCGGCTGACTTTCTGTATTGGAACTGAAATACCACATTTCTTCTGTGAACTGACTCAGACTCTCAATGCAGCCTGCTCGGACACCCTCATCAATAACATCTGCTTGTATGTGGCGACTGTCCTGCTGTGTATGTTTCCTCTGACTGGGATCCTCTATTCTTACTCTCAGATTGTCTCCTCCTTTTTGAAGATGGCCTCCACTGAGGGCAAGTATAAAGCGTTTTCCACCTGCGTGTCTCACCTCACTGTGGTCTCCTTGTTCTATGGGACAGGCCTGGGGGTTTACCTCACTTCTGCTGTGACCCACTCTTCACAGAGATGCTCCATTGCCTCAGTGATGTACACTGTAGTCACTCTGatgctgaaccccttcatctacagcctgaggaacaaggATGTGAAAGGGGCCCTGGCCAGGCTCCTGAGTCTAGGCGCCCCCTGTCTGTGATGAGTCACTGGCCTCAGGACTAAGTGAACATTGTGAACCCCAAAGCCAAATGTTGTAGATTTAAATCTCCTAACTCCTTTTCTCCCTCAAAAGACATGTTCATTTCTTCTATTCCTAAAGCACCTGTGACTTCACTTTTGttggattattttttaagacttttttctttttttggacggagaccatttttaaaagtctttattgaatttgttacaacattgcttctgcttttatgctttggtttttctgtctgtgaggcat includes:
- the LOC122700889 gene encoding olfactory receptor 7D4-like, producing MGAGNQTGVSQFLLLGLSDDPELQPLLFGVFLSMFLVAMLGNLLIILAISTDSHLHTPMYFFLSHLSFVDICFVSTTVPRMLVNIQTQRKDISYIGCFTQVYFFMVFAEMDNFLLTVIAYDRFVAICQSLKYMVIMNPHFCGLLVLTCWLIILFNSLFHVLLMMRLTFCIGTEIPHFFCELTQTLNAACSDTLINNICLYVATVLLCMFPLTGILYSYSQIVSSFLKMASTEGKYKAFSTCVSHLTVVSLFYGTGLGVYLTSAVTHSSQRCSIASVMYTVVTLMLNPFIYSLRNKDVKGALARLLSLGAPCL